A genomic region of Notamacropus eugenii isolate mMacEug1 chromosome 3, mMacEug1.pri_v2, whole genome shotgun sequence contains the following coding sequences:
- the LOC140532214 gene encoding cardiotrophin-2-like, which translates to MINSIVVPCLLSLLLAPFVLGAPVSLADPINQAYNLALYMQKNTSMLLQTYLQYQGSPFSDPGFSAPELQLSSLAPAAVPFMSWRGLGDGERLVQARGAFSALAQHLQLVSDDQADLNPGNSILLSQLAAARLRAQGLMGNMASVMMALGVSIPPEVDALGPAPFGASAFERKCRGYVVTREYGHWTDRAVRDMALLKAKYVA; encoded by the exons ATGATCAACTCGATAG TTGTCCCCTGCCTGTTGTCTCTGCTGCTGGCACCCTTTGTCCTGGGTGCCCCGGTATCCCTGGCTGACCCCATCAACCAAGCCTATAACTTGGCCCTCTACATGCAGAAGAACACATCGATGCTACTGCAGACTTAT CTCCAGTACCAAGGCAGTCCCTTCAGTGACCCAGGCTTCTCAGCCCCTGAGCTCCAGCTGAGCAGCCTGGCCCCTGCAGCTGTCCCCTTCATGTCCTGGCGTGGCCTCGGGGATGGGGAGAGGCTGGTCCAGGCCCGAGGGGCTTTCTCAGCCCTGGCCCAGCACCTCCAGCTTGTGAGTGATGACCAGGCTGACCTGAACCCTGGCAATTCTATCTTGCTGTCTCAACTTGCGGCTGCAAGGCTCCGAGCCCAGGGCCTGATGGGCAACATGGCTTCTGTCATGATGGCCTTGGGGGTGTCCATTCCTCCTGAAGTGGACGCTCTTGGCCCCGCACCCTTTGGAGCCTCTGCCTTTGAGAGAAAATGTCGGGGCTATGTGGTGACCCGGGAATATGGACACTGGACAGACAGGGCTGTGCGGGACATGGCTCTGCTTAAGGCCAAATATGTGGCCTAG
- the CTF1 gene encoding cardiotrophin-1 isoform X2 — protein sequence MSQREGNKVDLQSHSASSFSHLEAKIRQTHSLARLLTSYAEQLLQEYVQHQGDPFGLPSFSPPGLPVPGLNSPAPTHSGLPTLERLQLDAAALNSLSPLLDTIRRLQADLNPFARRLLRRLEDASHQSRALGNAVEVVLGALGATPGPPGPHPILPESPGVFLAKLLGYRVCGLYQEWVSCTEGDLGQLMRAGLG from the exons ATGAGCCAGAGGGAGGGAAACAAGG TGGACTTACAGTCCCATTCGGCCTCATCTTTCTCCCACCTTGAGGCCAAGATCCGTCAGACCCACAGTCTTGCAAGACTCCTCACTAGCTATGCTGAGCAGCTGCTTCAGGAATAT GTCCAGCACCAGGGGGACCCATTCGGGCTGCCCAGCTTCTCTCCCCCAGGGTTACCAGTTCCCGGGCTGAACTCCCCAGCCCCAACTCATTCAGGGCTCCCCACCCTTGAGAGGCTGCAGCTTGATGCAGCTGCCCTGAACTCACTGTCCCCACTACTGGACACCATCCGCCGGCTCCAGGCTGACCTCAACCCTTTTGCCCGTCGGCTCCTCCGGCGGCTAGAAGATGCCTCTCACCAGTCAAGGGCGCTGGGGAATGCTGTAGAGGTTGTTCTGGGGGCACTAGGTGCAACCCCAGGGCCCCCAGGGCCACATCCCATACTCCCTGAATCTCCTGGGGTCTTCCTGGCTAAGCTGTTGGGCTACAGGGTATGTGGGTTGTACCAGGAGTGGGTAAGCTGCACAGAAGGTGACCTAGGTCAGCTGATGAGGGCAGGGCTAGGCTGA